One Plasmodium vivax chromosome 13, whole genome shotgun sequence genomic region harbors:
- a CDS encoding hypothetical protein, conserved (encoded by transcript PVX_085350A), which translates to MTETEGSSPNGDVEAVGKSPPKGNSKKCKCTYKRRELEGGAEAEGGDEQDRSLKKMNSSRDMSEETKPPDLFINYYYEWEDIPTVSRLPYGLIGKEKDALWKSSVRSGGIPLGGNLSDDPTQGEEVNVKCEALGITDEVKLAGGAQGGQPAEGGGDFVASLIYEDIVEHIQKIRKRGSKLRCASGHIAAGAANETDAADAANVANAANAAETLRGDYTKGSAHHCTDQQEGEANWVDDFVALTNIQILAKNTQVFAAWEKLEVVLPYVTTQCGSPRSCLCKKSFLTMKHLCMSIKGDKLNVCKYFVKCFPHVVRKMDSKNRFLDECASQLINLFMKQSSGVNDYQMLRVMCSFSGNKNSSIIKKLSFFVFLFLKNLPTSELVSLPVRDFAQCFLHFINAKLEETKRYMKQTFSLLLTVHSEDDLVSFLLEGAPKKGSVSSLEREIRAFLRSRSCGDVCEPLKKKYATFHQFRSSKSVGRAHKTSSFVL; encoded by the coding sequence ATGACAGAGACGGAGGGGAGCTCCCCGAACGGTGACGTGGAAGCGGTTGGGAAGTCTCCCCCGAAGGGCAACTCGAAGAAGTGTAAGTGCACCTATAAGAGGAGAGAACTGGAGGGGGGTgcagaagcagaagggggagacgAACAAGATAGGAgtttaaagaaaatgaatTCTAGTAGAGACATGTCAGAGGAGACAAAGCcacctgacctgttcataaaTTATTACTACGAATGGGAAGACATCCCAACGGTTAGCAGATTGCCTTATGGTTTAattggaaaggaaaaggacgCTCTTTGGAAAAGCTCCGTGCGAAGTGGGGGTATCCCTTTGGGAGGGAACCTTTCGGATGACCCAAcccagggggaggaagttaATGTGAAGTGCGAGGCTTTGGGGATAACAGACGAGGTGAAATTGGCTGGCGGTGCGCAGGGTGGTCAGCCCgccgagggggggggcgacTTCGTGGCGAGCCTCATATATGAAGACATAGTGGAGcacattcaaaaaattaggaaGCGGGGGTCCAAGCTGCGGTGCGCCAGTGGGCATATCGCGGCGGGGGCGGCGAACGAGACGGATGCAGCGGATGCGGCAAACGTGGCAAACGCGGCAAACGCTGCGGAAACGCTCCGGGGCGATTACACCAAGGGGAGCGCCCACCACTGCACAGACCagcaggagggagaagccaaCTGGGTTGACGACTTCGTCGCGCTGACGAATATTCAAATTTTGGCGAAGAACACCCAGGTGTTCGCTGCCTGGGAAAAGCTGGAGGTTGTCCTCCCATACGTGACGACCCAGTGTGGGAGCCCCCGATCGtgtttgtgcaaaaaaagttttttaacAATGAAGCACCTGTGTATGAGCATTAAGGGAGACAAGCTAAATGTGTGCAAGTATTTCGTGAAGTGTTTCCCCCACGTGGTGCGAAAAATGGATTCTAAAAACCGCTTCTTAGACGAGTGTGCCTCTCAACTGATCAATCTGTTTATGAAGCAAAGCAGTGGAGTGAATGACTATCAGATGCTGAGGGTGATGTGCTCCTTCTCGGGCAATAAGAATTCGTCCATTATAAAGAAGctatccttttttgtttttttatttttaaaaaatttgcctaCAAGTGAGTTGGTCAGTCTACCCGTCCGAGACTTCGCACAGTGCTTCCTCCATTTTATTAACGCAAAACTGGAGGAGACCAAAAGGTATATGAAGCAGACCTTTAGCCTTCTCCTTACAGTGCATAGTGAAGACGATTTggtttctttccttttggaGGGGGCCccgaaaaagggaagcgtgTCATCCCTGGAAAGGGAGATACGGGCCTTCCTGCGGAGTAGAAGCTGCGGGGACGTTTGCGAGCCGCTCAAGAAGAAGTACGCCACGTTTCACCAGTTTAGGAGTTCCAAGTCGGTCGGCAGGGCGCACAAGACATCGTCGTTTGTTCTGTAG
- a CDS encoding hypothetical protein, conserved (encoded by transcript PVX_085355A): MEVNMRLYIFLSHLGLAFILMYSFMKYNEFYSAVVYLSTEKFPRTIIYNFFLMVFIILCKLLLNIFIGELRYLEVEQLIDNARAFIMDTILFLVLSKPTINGKEVSSIILIKYLSIIVILKAYHLVLYSRVSHIFELGVPRTRVLVKLFIFMCLLSVANLTMFTYFYKYSLKNSTMYLWLFFESLSIFESCQISILKFFVNIIDLRSANGLSSKATILFFLDILHDIMSLIIFLVFILVFILNNFSNLPLHMTADIIHVVKTLISRFKSFQRYRELTKNIETKFADATEEELKEVGTCIICRDDLKEGSKKLTCSHIFHVECLKSWFIQQQTCPICRTEIKPQSSKENAQNEAKRKEEEQQQQPEEDEKKEQKANQLTIQEIITKASFLPCDENSPYLNDPATASMFPPKEDDCVVFAENVEVKQRIKILADLCDYYRELCLTCLKEIDKINYAAVPANVMLRNIYGSRNYNMPNNAEEDEVKKYLTKISHVPQMSVFKSYLERVLIEDMKYTKEICSLM; the protein is encoded by the exons ATGGAGGTTAACATGCGGCTATACATCTTCCTGAGCCACCTCGGGCTGGCCTTCATTTTAATGTACTCCTTCATGAAGTACAACGAGTTTTACTCTGCTGTGGTGTACCTGTCGACGGAGAAGTTCCCAAGGACG atcATTTACAACTTCTTCCTGATGGTGTTCATCATCCTGTGCAAGCTGCTGCTGAATATATTTATCGGCGAGCTGAGGTACCTGGAGGTGGAGCAGCTCATAGACAACGCGCGGGCGTTTATAATGGACACCATTCTGTTTCTGGTGCTGTCCAAGCCGACCATCAATGGGAAGGAAGTGTCCTCCATCATTTTGATTAAGTACCTCTCGATCATCGTCATTTTGAAGGCCTACCACTTGGTGCTTTACTCCCGGGTTTCCCAC ATCTTCGAGCTGGGAGTGCCCCGAACCAGAGTGCTGGTGAAGCTGTTCATCTTCATGTGCCTCCTGTCAGTGGCCAACCTGACCATGTTCACCTACTTTTACAAGTACTCGCTGAAGAATTCCACCATGTACCTCTGGCTCTTTTTCGAAAGCCTAAGCATTTTCGAGTCCTGCcaaatttccattttaaaattttttgtgaacataATAGACCTGAGATCAGCCAATGGGTTATCCTCCAAGGCcaccattttatttttcctagaCATCCTCCACGACATCATGAGCTTAATAATCTTCTTGGTCTTCATCCTCGTGTTCATTCTGAACAACTTCAGCAACTTGCCTCTACACATGACGGCGGACATCATACACGTTGTAAAAACATTAATCTCGAGATTTAAATCTTTTCAGAGGTACAGAGAGCTGACCAAAAATATCGAAACGAAGTTTGCCGATGCGACGGAGGAAGAGTTAAAGGAAGTTGGTACGTGTATTATATGCAGGGACGACTTGAAGGAAGGCTCCAAGAAGCTAACCTGCTCTCATATCTTTCATGTAGAGTGCCTGAAGTCGTGGTTCATTCAGCAGCAGACCTGCCCCATATGTAGAACAGAAATAAAGCCGCAGAGCAGCAAAGAAAACGCGCAGAATGAAGCCAAAcgaaaggaggaagagcagcagcagcagccagaggaggacgaaaaaaaagagcaaaaagcAAATCAGCTAACCATACAGGAAATAATTACCAAGGCTTCTTTTCTGCCCTGCGATGAGAATTCGCCCTACTTGAATGACCCTGCCACGGCCAGCATGTTCCCCCCCAAGGAGGACGACTGCGTTGTGTTTGCGGAGAACGTGGAGGTCAAGCAGCGCATAAAGATTTTGGCCGACCTG TGCGACTATTACAGGGAGTTGTGCCTGACCTGCCTGAAGGAAATAGACAAGATCAACTACGCCGCGGTGCCGGCGAATGTCATGCTGAGGAACATATACGGCTCCCGGAATTACAACATGCCGAACAACGCGGAGGAAGACGAGGTTAAGAAGTACCTGACGAAGATTTCGCACGTGCCCCAGATGAGTGTGTTTAAGAGCTACCTGGAGAGGGTGCTGATCGAGGACATGAAGTACACCAAGGAGATTTGTTCGCTCATGTAG
- a CDS encoding hypothetical protein, conserved (encoded by transcript PVX_085360A), whose amino-acid sequence MPGASDVTFELSVEPPTKDVDEEKLKALAKEQNGSYADAKGDDEGETLNEVLLALNYHKKNVTNVTLLSLIKDATINFVADLEDELAIYLQDEKNHFREPYAKSIKLKRGKILGSYENGMMLNSHLNVDVGFEYNLNTKLGRKCKYRNLPHYHNLFIALLKNFFFSKNFSRNLREQDLSHSVDIRVSVKTWLNNSKSVLVLTVHKREKHVGNVHVVLYPSKKVTASLLQVYGKWYAAPLERSPAQVGEKEKENAGEKEAKGKKKKNGKNGKNGRAADKGAERGSGGRAVKSGERTPAEEEQLRKRIKTLCTRRTILKKFILTECHLIECDSIIKRSVASVSAYRQAVKLLKLWCLNRRLLLTFSTRDERNESKHKQVGESSKIGGFFHYTDVNSFALGLICSYVCYEQKLERCDAFLIFKKTISFLSSMDLSHHVYEYQKGVFTSSEREKGSCSSSGLAKGPHLFLINSLYDPFQSIFCSLTELIEEAKKAEYSLRCGRLYDVFAANYECFSLNYEEEVVFPLLVSNHLHDYNEVVMALRRNLVRGLADRLGEVAVRLVRFRLHGGGAVEGVEAGKAAGEGVEAGEAKEAGEDGGEDRHPAALGDPLQSLFHDVLLTWKRRRGDAANGAPANGAAAKGASATNQESGAKKALLRRKTLVGVSFFLKTSNVVRLMDTSKELYTPEGTSKFKKFWGDKATIRRFENNTIFEVVQWKRPAARLLRRKRTYSSTLHDGSETEEEDSHVGNPFFEVLFSQLYEGKAPSVHVQAIKSILRMMRFNEAATLQKGLHERIHSLQSDDCIHLCSSHRVKKKTFFVYLPSPLLMKDAHFSYYEEVGNLYNEMKNVLYSLSEKLFTVCNVSSSNDLLKTTDLGYKRNRKKVIDLVVDIKFNNVNYKNAQNFFRIYESAKGIISSKISTEGKNLFPKVENKNFCLDVSSKLVLFRLHIFVSKVMERNLIQVTNLDDLRIEQVEHMKKIKNYIFRPLVSSFVSFYATKFASFHLAVKICKLWFVSKGVFCYEDLVENVLFYLYTQEFRSHARRNHFYLQKGLPTSNTPHEQFLRWNRLYRRVAHAEREDERAYYRALCEREKLPLGESPSGVTSASESAEDDPFVITAPLQKSPVEVRKDGPRAAPYGAKGKKGSGNAQQVGKSKKEEPSVSAAGVAAAAGVAAAADSLDNPADALGGADEFLDSFSMCPKTALTKFLSFLVSYDWQNKPLIVDYDHCLKEEHKIKLINSFHARKKNKEVKKNFWICSLFDPHCLLISLPHQMYDLILSEARKSLEMVKRLENNFERENWMSLFLLERRSYDVVLNFHRPERSLSLLKQKVKLVGEASVGEASVGEASVGEASVDEAAAAAAAAAGQPSSNAPGKKKGDKKEEQLRKKNQKKEPPSQPSPEENLEEAKESESAAALQNHRKAASENQSQTLNHMYRMDEAYDLSYLDDVTKMKGAKTSDMLKGLHKHELMLVYRSYFNHFIKNLEEKFSCQITVLYNPLCFSEILDVHWFRKKIKRRLRKAPEQYERVSLSWSPKVFITFNPAFVSNVLQGEVPLEGGHDGGEASVGKAAAGQADVGHAAAPKADAAKSPNSLQSPPSAVNSALALSNFNALILYIKSNAWDLLRGVHFPTM is encoded by the coding sequence ATGCCGGGCGCGAGTGACGTAACCTTCGAGCTGAGCGTGGAGCCCCCCACGAAGGACGTGGACGAGGAGAAGCTGAAGGCCCTGGCGAAGGAGCAAAATGGCAGTTACGCAGACGCGAAGGGAGACGACGAGGGGGAAACGCTAAACGAAGTGTTGCTGGCGTTGAATTACCACAAGAAAAACGTCACCAATGTTACGCTCCTCTCACTTATTAAAGATGCAACGATTAACTTTGTGGCGGACTTGGAAGACGAGCTAGCCATTTACCTGCAGGATGAGAAGAACCATTTTAGGGAGCCATACGCGAAAAGCATAAAAttgaagagggggaaaatccTGGGGAGCTACGAAAACGGCATGATGCTAAACAGCCACCTGAACGTAGACGTCGGGTTCGAATACAATTTGAACACCAAATTGGGAAGGAAATGCAAATATAGGAATCTACCTCACtatcataatttatttattgcccttttgaagaatttttttttttccaaaaatttttCGCGTAACTTAAGGGAACAGGACCTATCTCACAGTGTAGACATCCGCGTGAGCGTGAAGACGTGGCTGAACAACTCCAAATCTGTTTTGGTTCTCACCGTGCacaagagggagaagcacgTGGGGAACGTCCACGTGGTGCTGTACCCCTCGAAGAAGGTCACCGCGAGTTTGCTGCAGGTTTACGGGAAGTGGTATGCGGCCCCGCTGGAGAGGAGCCCCGCGCaggtgggggagaaggagaaggagaatgcgggggagaaggaagccaaagggaagaaaaagaaaaatggaaaaaacggcaaaaatggaagggcGGCAGACAAAGGGGCGGagcggggaagcggcggacgGGCCGTCAAATCCGGAGAAAGAACCCCCgcagaggaggagcagctgaggaaaagaataaaaaccCTGTGCACGAGGAgaaccattttgaagaagtttATCCTTACGGAGTGCCACCTGATCGAGTGCGATAGCATCATCAAAAGGAGTGTCGCCAGTGTGAGTGCGTACAGGCAAGCGGTCAAATTGCTGAAGCTGTGGTGCCTCAACAGGAGACTACTGCTTACGTTTTCCACCCGGGATGAAAGGAATGAGAGCAAACATAAGCAAGTAGGAGAGAGCTCCAAAATTGGAGGCTTCTTCCACTACACGGATGTTAACTCTTTTGCCTTGGGCCTGATCTGCAGCTACGTTTGTTATGAGCAGAAGCTGGAGAGGTGCGACGCCTTCCTCATCTTTAAGAAAACGATCAGCTTCTTAAGCAGCATGGATTTGTCTCACCATGTGTATGAATACCAGAAGGGGGTCTTCACCTCATCGGAGCGGGAGAAGGGGAGCTGTTCTTCATCCGGACTAGCCAAAGGGCCACACCTATTTTTGATTAACTCCCTTTATGACCCATTTcaatccattttttgctccctGACGGAGCTGATTGAGGAAGCGAAGAAGGCAGAATACTCCCTCCGTTGTGGCAGATTATACGACGTGTTTGCGGCGAATTATGAGTGCTTCTCTTTGAACTACGAAGAGGAGGTGGTGTTCCCCCTGCTGGTGAGCAACCACCTGCACGACTACAACGAGGTGGTGATGGCTTTGCGGCGCAACTTGGTGCGCGGCCTGGCCGACCGCCTGGGCGAGGTGGCCGTCCGCCTGGTCCGCTTCCgcctccacggggggggagcggtggaaGGGGTAGAagcggggaaagcggcaggTGAAGGGGTagaagcgggggaagcgaaagAGGCGGGAGAAGATGGCGGGGAGGACCGCCACCCCGCCGCCCTGGGCGACCCCCTGCAGAGCCTCTTCCACGATGTGCTGCTCACGTGGAAGCGGCGCCGAGGGGACGCGGCAAATGGAGCCCCTGCCAATGGAGCAGCTGCCAAGGGAGCGTCCGCCACAAACCAGGAGAGCGGCGCGAAGAAAGCGCTTCTGCGGAGGAAGACCCTGGTGGGGGTGAGCTTCTTCCTGAAGACGAGCAACGTGGTGCGGCTGATGGACACCTCCAAGGAGCTCTACACCCCCGAGGGGACCTCCAAATTTAAGAAGTTCTGGGGGGACAAGGCAACCATTAGGCGGTTCGAAAATAACACCATTTTTGAGGTGGTTCAGTGGAAGAGACCCGCCGCGAGACTGCttaggaggaagaggacctACTCTAGTACCCTCCATGATGGCAGCGaaacggaggaggaggataGCCACGTGGGGAACCCCTTCTTTGAGGTGCTCTTCAGCCAGCTATACGAGGGAAAGGCCCCATCTGTGCATGTACAAGCGATCAAGAGCATCCTACGCATGATGAGGTTCAACGAAGCAGCCACGTTGCAGAAGGGGTTACACGAAAGGATACACTCCCTCCAAAGTGATGACTGCATTCACCTGTGTAGTTCCCATagggtaaaaaagaaaaccttCTTCGTGtacctcccctcccccctgttaATGAAAGATGCCCATTTCAGCTACTACGAAGAAGTAGGCAATTTATataacgaaatgaaaaacgtTTTATATAGCCTAAGTGAGAAGCTCTTTACTGTGTGTAACGTAAGTAGCTCGAATGACCTACTCAAGACGACTGACTTGGGTTACAAgaggaacagaaaaaaagtgatagaTCTTGTGGTTgacataaaatttaataatgtgaattataaaaacgcTCAAAATTTCTTTCGCATTTATGAAAGTGCCAAGGGGATCATTTCAAGTAAAATTTCCACTGAGGGGAAGAACCTTTTCCCTAAAGTAGAAAATAAGAACTTCTGTCTTGACGTTTCGTCCAAGCTGGTCCTCTTTAGactccacatttttgtgagtaAGGTGATGGAGAGGAACCTCATCCAGGTGACCAATCTTGATGACTTAAGAATTGAGCAAGTAGAGCATatgaagaagataaagaattatattttcagaCCGTTGGTTTCCTCcttcgtttctttttatgCAACCAAATTTGCTTCCTTTCACTTGGCTGTTAAGATATGCAAGCTGTGGTTCGTCTCCAAGGGGGTATTCTGTTATGAGGACTTGGTAGAGAACGTCCTGTTTTACCTCTACACGCAGGAGTTTAGGAGTCACGCCAGGAGGAACCACTTCTATTTGCAGAAGGGGCTACCTACCAGTAACACCCCACATGAGCAGTTCCTACGGTGGAACAGACTCTACAGGAGGGTTGCCCACGCGGAGAGGGAAGACGAACGTGCATACTACCGTGCCCTCTGCGAGAGGGAGAAACTCCCCTTGGGGGAGAGTCCCTCTGGTGTGACCAGCGCTAGTGAGAGCGCGGAGGACGACCCGTTCGTCATCACTGCTCCGTTGCAGAAGAGCCCCGTGGAGGTGAGGAAGGACGGCCCCAGGGCCGCTCCCTACGgcgccaaggggaagaaggggagcggcaacGCGCAGCAGGTGGGCAAGTCGAAGAAGGAAGAGCCGTCAGTATCAGCGGCGGGAGTGGCGGCCGCGGCGGGAGTGGCAGCCGCGGCAGACTCGCTGGACAACCCCGCAGATGCCCTTGGCGGGGCGGACGAATTTCTGGACTCCTTTTCCATGTGCCCCAAAACGGCGCTGACCAAATTCCTCTCCTTCCTCGTGAGCTACGACTGGCAGAACAAACCCCTGATCGTGGATTACGACCACTGCCTCAAGGAGGAGCACAAAATTAAGCTAATTAACTCCTTTCATGCgaggaaaaagaacaaagaagtgaaaaagaaCTTTTGGATCTGCTCGCTGTTTGACCCGCACTGCCTGCTCATCAGCCTGCCCCACCAGATGTACGATTTGATCCTCTCCGAGGCGAGGAAGTCCCTCGAAATGGTGAAGAGgctggaaaataattttgagcGCGAGAATTGGATGTCCCTGTTTCTGCTCGAGCGAAGGAGCTACGACGTCGTTTTGAACTTCCACCGCCCGGAGAGGTCCCTCAGTTTGTTGAAGCAGAAGGTAAAACTGGTGGGGGAGGCGTCAGTGGGAGAAGCGTCAGTGGGAGAGGCGTCAGTGGGAGAGGCGTCAGTGGACGAAGCGGCAGCGGCTgcggcagcggcagcggGGCAGCCCAGCTCGAATGCCCCCGGCAAGAAGAAGGGCGacaagaaggaggagcagctgaggaagaagaaccaGAAGAAGGAGCCGCCCTCGCAGCCATCTCCGGAGGAAAACTTGGAGGAGGCAAAGGAAAGTGAAAGCGCAGCAGCCCTGCAAAACCACCGCAAAGCAGCGAGCGAGAACCAGTCCCAGACGCTGAACCACATGTACCGAATGGACGAAGCATACGACCTAAGCTACCTAGACGACGTAACCAAAATGAAGGGAGCAAAAACGTCTGACATGCTAAAGGGTTTACACAAACACGAGCTAATGCTTGTGTATAGAAGCTActttaatcattttataaaaaatctgGAGGAGAAATTCTCCTGCCAGATAACGGTGCTGTATAACCCCCTGTGCTTTAGCGAAATTCTGGACGTTCACTGGttccgaaaaaaaataaaacgcagACTTCGTAAGGCACCGGAACAGTATGAGAGGGTAAGCTTGTCTTGGAGCCCCAAAGTGTTTATCACGTTTAACCCCGCCTTCGTCAGTAACGTCCTTCAGGGGGAGGTGCCCCTGGAGGGGGGTCacgacgggggggaagcatcTGTGGGGAAGGCAGCCGCGGGGCAAGCAGACGTAGGGCACGCAGCTGCTCCCAAAGCAGATGCGGCGAAATCTCCAAACAGTTTGCAGAGCCCCCCCAGCGCGGTGAACTCCGCCCTTGCGCTGAGCAACTTCAACGCGTTGATACTTTACATAAAGAGTAACGCGTGGGACCTCCTGCGTGGCGTTCACTTCCCCACCATGTGA
- a CDS encoding DnaJ domain containing protein (encoded by transcript PVX_085365A) yields the protein MSFIPKELVGRDIYQILGLSFEDAGKDDIKNLIRKRYLKCALILHPDKAEGGKNGSAAQGNATNGSATQGTAAQGGAPNASTTDSFNTLKCAYEFLMNEQLRNKYNQYVTQQRKKKKKNGPVSGNISLSRFLDKNKFEEQQREKLLFKRRLEAREREMAEGKQKKRGTHNGAEWPHSGKSGDPTESSYPNGRNNRKQKKEQQDETLRERNNLKNIKAQNEDFIKRHSAHPDQRNRQKGVREGEDENERDRSIEIYLDNYPHNVHMLQRYMEQKELLTFFVDFNIQRYHLYTNEEQTQSERRVGLFSFTHRSEAIRAYLHFKKNGKHIDRNFKLRLAVPCNEGGEVRSEGVGPQKGGANEAAPRDSVDRMMSEMVDELDKMFSL from the coding sequence ATGTCGTTCATCCCCAAGGAGCTGGTCGGGAGGGACATCTACCAAATCCTGGGCCTCTCCTTCGAAGACGCAGGGAAGGATGACATAAAGAATTTAATAAGAAAGAGGTACCTGAAATGTGCGCTGATTCTTCACCCCGATAAGGCGGAGggtggcaaaaatgggagtgCCGCACAGGGGAATGCCACAAATGGGAGTGCCACGCAGGGGACCGCCGCACAGGGGGGCGCCCCGAACGCTTCCACCACGGACAGCTTCAACACCCTCAAGTGCGCATACGAATTTCTAATGAACGAGCAACTGAGGAACAAGTATAACCAATACGTCACAcagcagaggaagaagaaaaagaaaaacggcCCGGTCAGCGGCAACATCAGTCTGAGTCGCTTTCTAGATaagaacaaatttgaagagcagCAAAGGGAGAAGCTGCTGTTCAAAAGGAGACTGGAGGCACGAGAGAGGGAGATGgcggaggggaagcaaaaaaaaaggggtacacACAATGGAGCGGAGTGGCCACACAGTGGGAAGTCAGGTGATCCCACCGAGAGCAGCTACCCCAACGGGAGGAACAAtcggaagcaaaaaaaagagcagcaAGATGAGACACTCAGGGAAaggaacaatttaaaaaacatcaaagcgcaaaatgaagattttataaaaaggcaCTCTGCCCACCCCGATCAGAGGAACCGTCAGAAAGGAGTgcgagaaggggaagacgaaAATGAAAGGGACCGATCGATCGAAATTTACTTAGACAATTACCCACACAACGTCCACATGCTGCAAAGATACATGGAGCAAAAGGAATTATTAACCTTCTTCGTCGATTTTAACATTCAACGGTACCACCTATACACGAATGAGGAACAGACGCAGAGTGAAAGGAGGGTCGGTTTGTTCTCCTTTACTCATCGTAGCGAGGCCATTCGTGCGTActtgcattttaaaaaaaatgggaaacacATCGACCGGAATTTTAAGCTGAGGCTGGCGGTGCCCTGCAacgaggggggagaggtgcGCTCGGAGGGGGTCGGGCCCCAGAAGGGGGGAGCGAACGAGGCGGCGCCGAGGGACAGCGTCGACAGGATGATGAGCGAGATGGTGGACGAGCTGGACAAGATGTTTTCCCTCTGA
- a CDS encoding hypothetical protein, conserved (encoded by transcript PVX_085370A): MMNGQREEARLQRLLGRLKGQGMFDELQENTVDKNVVKKIAILYDLFRRINEGNNGGTFGSGDSNFVYTSDIKHALKYDDFVRVRFHIIPVERKKGMLKLEEEEKNYHFIENINNIVSNMYNPSSYDQFLNNRVEEDKEKLKCMMKCLNEIESAYIYRYRSDNNIKLTFEVFCHNFYPFLSYDYKRKSCIKNFVNKYSNNMLHINSMGTVMHPSADPYERDSLEKLKPFILESLEMVKELHSAGEGRQLPFFGGAQLDNDFFVKNTHYEDDMRRLIRMERAANEYRRLRAGLAKRLGG, encoded by the exons ATGATGAACGGGCAGCGCGAGGAGGCCCGGCTGCAGCGGCTGCTGGGCAGGCTGAAGGGCCAGGGGATGTTCGACGAGCTGCAGGAAAACACGGTGGACAAAAatgtggtgaaaaaaatagccattCTGtatgacttgttcaggcgAATAAACGAGGGGAACAACGGAGGCACATTCGGGAGCGGCGACTCAAACTTCGTATACACAAGTGACATTAAACATGCATTAAAATACGACGACTTCGTGCGGGTGAGATTTCACATCATCCcagtggaaagaaaaaaaggaatgctcaaattggaagaggaggaaaaaaattaccacttcattgaaaatataaataatatagtgAGTAACATGTACAATCCTTCCAGCTACGACCAGTTTTTAAATAACCGAGTGGAGGAGGACAAGGAGAAATTAAAGTGCATGATGAAATGCCTTAACGAAATTGAGTCTGCGTACATTTACAGGTACCGCAGTGATAATAACATCAAATTGACGTTTGAGGTCTTCTGCCACAacttttacccttttttgtccTACGATTATAAGAGGAAGTCgtgcataaaaaattttgtgaacAAATACAGCAAT AATATGCTCCACATAAACTCGATGGGGACTGTCATGCACCCCTCCGCAGACCCGTATGAGAGAGACAGCCTGGAGAAATTGAAGCCCTTCATCTTGGAGTCCCTCGAGATGGTCAAGGAGCTACACAgcgcgggggaggggaggcagctccccttttttggcggGGCCCAGCTGGACAACGACTTCTTCGTTAAGAACACCCACTACGAGGACGACATGCGGCGCCTCATTCGCATGGAGCGCGCGGCCAACGAGTACCGCCGCCTGCGCGCGGGCCTGGCCAAGCGGTTgggcggttga